The sequence CTGGTGGGAGTGACCAGAGGCGGGTAGCCTAATTCCTTTCTGGTACGAGGCAGCTCATCAAGAACCTCATGGAGCCTGTCCAAAGCCTCGGCTTCTCGTAGCTGTGCTACGAGGTTGCTGATCATGCCGCCTGGGACTTGATGCTCAAGCACACTGGTGTCGATGACTGCTATCTTGGTAGTGTCTAGGAAGTCGCGGTAGCTAGCGGCTATGGACTCGAGATACTGCCCCAGCTTGAGAAGCTGAGCAAGATCCAGCCCGGTATCTCGTGGGGTCCCCTGAAGCATAACCAGGATTGGCTCAATAGCTGGCTGTGAAGACCTCAGCGCAAAGGGAGCAAGGGCAGTGTCGATGGCATCTACCCCGGCTTCAATAGCCTTCAGACAACTCATGGAGGCCATGCCACTGGAATAGTGTGTGTGTAGTTGTACAGGGATCCGCAGCACTTCCTTGAGAGCCTTGACCAAATCATAAGCATCGTAAGGAGAGATTAGCCCTGCCATATCTTTGATGCATAGGCTGTCGGCACCCATATCTTGTAGGACGAGTGCTTTCCTGACATAATAATCAAGGTTATAAACCGGGCCACCCATTTTGGGCTCGGTGAGCGAATAACAGATACACGCCTGAATATGCTTTCCAGATTCTCTGATGGCGGCAAAGGAAGTTTCTAAGTTGCGCTCGTCATTCAAGGCATCGAAAACACGAAAGATGTCGATCCCTGTCTCGGCGGCATGGTGAACAAACGCCGTGACCACATCGTCAGGGTAGTGGCGGTAGCCGACGAGGTTTTGCCCTCGAAGCAACATCTGGAGAGGGGTATGGGGTATGAGCCTTTTTAGGAGACGCAGCCTTTGCCAGGGATCTTCGTTGAGAAATCGGATGCAGACATCGAAGGTAGCGCCACCCCACACTTCGAGCGAATAGAACCCTGCCCCGTCCATCTCTGGAGCAAGGGCTTCCATATCCTTGATCCGCATACGGGTGGCCAACAAGGATTGGTGTCCGTCG comes from Chloroflexota bacterium and encodes:
- a CDS encoding pyruvate carboxylase subunit B, yielding MKGKNSKEIPIRITDTTLRDGHQSLLATRMRIKDMEALAPEMDGAGFYSLEVWGGATFDVCIRFLNEDPWQRLRLLKRLIPHTPLQMLLRGQNLVGYRHYPDDVVTAFVHHAAETGIDIFRVFDALNDERNLETSFAAIRESGKHIQACICYSLTEPKMGGPVYNLDYYVRKALVLQDMGADSLCIKDMAGLISPYDAYDLVKALKEVLRIPVQLHTHYSSGMASMSCLKAIEAGVDAIDTALAPFALRSSQPAIEPILVMLQGTPRDTGLDLAQLLKLGQYLESIAASYRDFLDTTKIAVIDTSVLEHQVPGGMISNLVAQLREAEALDRLHEVLDELPRTRKELGYPPLVTPTSQIVGVQAVQNVLFGRYKMVSSQAKDYVYGLYGRPPAPIDPEVQKVVLKGYPRGDKPITCRPADLIKPELDKAKEATKDIAKDIGDVLIYALFQTLGMEFLKQKYGLQPVPAGKN